Proteins from a single region of Dyadobacter fanqingshengii:
- a CDS encoding type B 50S ribosomal protein L31, giving the protein MKKDIHPNYRDVVFWDLSSDFKFITRSTIETSENITWEDGKSYPVYKVEVSSQSHPFYTGKNVLVDTAGRVDKFRKRYGAQKEA; this is encoded by the coding sequence ATGAAAAAAGACATTCATCCCAATTATAGAGACGTAGTTTTCTGGGATCTATCTAGCGATTTTAAATTCATTACGCGCTCTACCATAGAAACCAGCGAAAACATCACTTGGGAAGATGGCAAATCTTATCCGGTTTATAAAGTGGAGGTTTCTTCTCAGTCGCACCCTTTCTACACAGGTAAAAATGTACTTGTAGATACTGCTGGCCGTGTGGACAAGTTCAGAAAACGTTACGGAGCACAGAAGGAAGCTTAA
- a CDS encoding 2-C-methyl-D-erythritol 4-phosphate cytidylyltransferase, translated as MQEYAIIVAGGSGSRMKSDIPKQFIKINGLPILMHTINAFRKYSETLTIILVLPNDQMTFWTQLCEHHLFSITYTLVAGGDSRFSSVKNGLRSIQENSGLVAVHDGVRPIISNEIIAASFAKAAENGSAVTGVPLKDSIRKVETNGDNAAMDRNNFQMIQTPQTFRLDWMRKAFETGYSDQFTDCASVLEAAAYPIHLIPGSYENIKITTPEDLRWAEIYLKNA; from the coding sequence ATGCAAGAATACGCTATAATTGTTGCGGGAGGAAGTGGGAGTCGCATGAAAAGCGATATTCCTAAACAGTTTATAAAGATCAATGGTCTTCCTATACTAATGCACACCATTAATGCTTTCAGAAAATATTCGGAAACATTAACTATCATCTTAGTGCTTCCCAATGACCAAATGACCTTTTGGACGCAGCTTTGTGAGCATCATTTATTTTCAATCACATATACATTGGTTGCAGGCGGAGACTCCCGCTTTTCCTCGGTTAAGAATGGATTAAGAAGCATTCAGGAGAATAGTGGCCTGGTTGCAGTACATGATGGCGTAAGGCCAATAATCAGCAATGAAATTATTGCCGCAAGTTTTGCAAAGGCTGCTGAAAACGGCAGCGCAGTTACAGGCGTCCCGCTTAAAGATTCTATTAGAAAAGTAGAGACAAATGGTGACAACGCAGCCATGGATAGGAACAACTTCCAAATGATCCAGACGCCACAAACATTTCGCCTGGATTGGATGCGAAAAGCGTTTGAAACGGGTTACAGCGATCAATTCACGGATTGTGCAAGCGTTTTAGAAGCTGCTGCTTACCCGATCCATTTGATTCCCGGATCTTACGAAAATATAAAAATCACTACACCGGAAGACTTGCGGTGGGCGGAAATATATCTGAAAAATGCTTAA
- a CDS encoding aminotransferase class I/II-fold pyridoxal phosphate-dependent enzyme, producing the protein MDIFEKLRNNSGPIGTPAKMLNSHHYFSFPMLEGELGPRMRFMGREVLNWSLNNYLGLANHPEIRQADTEATAKWGLAYPMGARMMSGNSTLHETFEKELAEFVGKKDAFLLNYGYQGVMSAIECICDHRDVIVYDAESHACLIDGIRLHKAKLGEYYKFNHNDMASLEKNLIRATKLANEKGGGVLVITEGVFGMSGKVGDLKAIVELKKKYDFRLLVDDAHGFGTMGETGAGVGELLGVQKEVDLYFSTFAKSMAAIGGFIASDDPEIIMFLKYNMRSQTYAKALPMPYVEGCRKRLEMIKTMPELRTKLWENVKAMQDGLRGRGFNIGETESPVTPVFLHSEGGVPEVTRMVRDLRENMGVFCSIVVYPVVPKGQIMLRIIPTAAHTLEDVEYTLNAFTTLADKLKNRVYQIEDVQEVVE; encoded by the coding sequence GTGGATATTTTCGAGAAATTGCGCAACAATTCTGGTCCCATTGGGACACCAGCCAAAATGCTGAACAGTCACCACTATTTTTCTTTTCCCATGTTGGAAGGAGAGTTGGGTCCGCGCATGAGATTTATGGGTCGTGAGGTGTTGAATTGGAGCCTGAACAATTATTTGGGATTGGCCAATCATCCGGAAATTAGACAAGCTGATACCGAAGCAACTGCGAAATGGGGCCTGGCCTATCCGATGGGGGCCAGAATGATGTCTGGAAACTCAACGCTTCATGAGACTTTTGAGAAAGAACTGGCTGAATTTGTAGGCAAAAAAGACGCTTTCCTCCTGAACTACGGATATCAGGGTGTAATGTCTGCGATTGAATGTATTTGTGACCACCGCGACGTAATTGTTTACGATGCAGAATCGCATGCATGTCTGATCGACGGAATTCGCTTGCACAAAGCCAAATTGGGTGAATACTACAAGTTCAACCATAATGATATGGCGAGCCTTGAAAAAAACCTGATCCGCGCTACAAAGCTGGCCAATGAAAAAGGAGGCGGCGTGCTGGTCATTACCGAAGGTGTTTTTGGTATGTCAGGTAAGGTGGGCGATCTGAAAGCAATCGTTGAACTGAAGAAAAAATATGATTTCCGTCTACTTGTAGACGACGCGCATGGCTTCGGAACAATGGGTGAGACCGGTGCAGGAGTAGGAGAGCTTTTGGGCGTGCAAAAGGAGGTTGATTTATACTTCTCAACATTTGCCAAATCCATGGCTGCTATTGGTGGTTTCATTGCTTCCGACGATCCCGAGATCATTATGTTCCTCAAATACAACATGCGCTCGCAAACTTACGCGAAGGCACTTCCAATGCCATACGTAGAAGGTTGCCGCAAGCGCCTGGAGATGATCAAGACAATGCCTGAGCTGCGTACGAAGCTTTGGGAGAATGTGAAGGCGATGCAGGATGGTTTAAGAGGAAGAGGTTTCAACATAGGTGAAACGGAATCGCCGGTGACACCTGTTTTCCTTCATAGTGAAGGCGGTGTTCCCGAAGTAACGCGGATGGTTCGTGATTTACGCGAGAACATGGGCGTTTTTTGCTCGATCGTTGTTTATCCGGTTGTACCGAAAGGTCAGATCATGCTGCGCATCATTCCTACTGCTGCGCATACACTGGAAGATGTAGAATATACGTTGAATGCATTCACAACTTTGGCAGACAAACTTAAAAACAGGGTTTACCAAATTGAAGATGTGCAGGAGGTTGTAGAATAA
- a CDS encoding ribonucleoside-diphosphate reductase subunit alpha, whose protein sequence is MYVIKRDGRRESVKFDKVTARIEKLSYGLDTNYIQPVEVAKKVVSGIYDGVTTAELDNLAAETAASMTTKHPDYAILAARVAISNLHKNTLKSFSATMKRLYTYVDGKTGENASLIARDVYEVIRQNASLLDSTIIYDRDYAYDYFGYKTLEKSYLLKVDGKIVERPQHMLMRVAIGIHQDDVQAAIETYHLLSEKWFTHATPTLFNAGTPKPQMSSCFLLTMKEDSINGIYDTLKNCALISQSAGGIGLSIHDVRATGTYIKGTNGQSNGIVPMLRVFNDTARYVDQGGGKRKGSFAIYMEPWHSDIFDFLDLKKNHGKEEQRARDLFYALWIPDLFMKRVEANDTWSLFCPHECPGLSDTHSEDFERLYERYELEGKARKTIKAQDLWFAIMESQIETGTPYMLYKDHANSKSNQKNLGTIKSSNLCTEIIEYTAPDEVAVCNLASIALPKFIEQGPDGFMRFDHQKLYEITKVITRNLNKIIDLNYYPIPEAEKSNKRHRPIGIGVQGLADAFCMMRMPFDSDEARQLNKDIFETIYYGAMESSMELAEKLGPYETWAGSPISQGIFQFDMWNVTPDSNRWDWGKLRKGVIQNGVRNSLLLAPMPTASTSQILGNNECFEPFTSNIYVRRVLSGEFVVVNKYLLKDLVRLGLWNEEMKNNLVRASGSVQAIPNIPQNIKELYKTAWEIKQRSLLDMSADRGAFICQSQSLNIFMEEANFGKLTSMHFYAWKKGLKTGMYYLRTRAASDPVQFTLSKQAEPQIEPATVVVAEKELNYVQYAEDHAKPVAARDNKADMQCSLDDPESCEACGS, encoded by the coding sequence ATGTATGTAATAAAGCGCGACGGGCGCCGGGAATCGGTCAAGTTCGATAAGGTAACCGCGCGAATCGAGAAATTGAGCTATGGGCTTGATACGAATTATATTCAGCCCGTAGAAGTCGCTAAAAAGGTTGTATCCGGCATTTACGACGGAGTAACCACCGCGGAACTGGACAACCTCGCTGCTGAAACAGCGGCATCGATGACCACCAAGCACCCTGATTATGCGATTCTGGCTGCCCGTGTTGCGATCTCAAATCTCCATAAAAATACATTAAAGTCGTTTTCAGCTACGATGAAACGCCTTTATACATATGTTGATGGCAAAACAGGTGAAAATGCTTCGTTGATCGCCAGGGATGTATATGAAGTTATCCGCCAAAATGCTTCTCTTCTAGATTCTACCATTATATATGACCGCGATTATGCCTATGATTATTTCGGTTATAAAACGCTTGAAAAGTCTTACCTATTAAAGGTTGACGGAAAAATCGTAGAAAGACCCCAACATATGTTGATGCGTGTTGCGATTGGGATTCACCAGGATGATGTGCAAGCCGCGATTGAAACCTATCATTTGCTTTCTGAAAAATGGTTTACCCATGCAACGCCTACATTGTTTAATGCCGGAACGCCGAAACCGCAAATGTCTTCTTGCTTCCTGTTGACCATGAAGGAGGACAGCATTAATGGAATTTACGATACGCTCAAGAATTGTGCGTTGATTTCGCAATCGGCTGGCGGAATCGGTTTGAGCATTCATGATGTGCGCGCAACGGGGACTTATATTAAAGGAACAAATGGTCAGTCCAATGGCATAGTCCCAATGCTTCGCGTATTTAATGATACGGCAAGATATGTGGATCAGGGAGGTGGAAAGCGCAAAGGTTCTTTTGCCATATATATGGAACCCTGGCATTCTGACATTTTCGATTTCCTTGACTTAAAGAAAAATCACGGAAAAGAAGAACAACGTGCCCGTGACCTTTTCTATGCGCTTTGGATTCCGGATCTTTTCATGAAACGTGTGGAGGCCAATGACACCTGGTCATTATTCTGTCCGCATGAATGTCCGGGGCTTTCAGATACGCACAGTGAGGATTTTGAGAGACTCTATGAAAGATATGAGCTGGAAGGCAAAGCACGCAAAACGATAAAAGCGCAAGACCTCTGGTTTGCGATCATGGAATCGCAGATTGAGACAGGCACTCCTTACATGCTATATAAGGATCATGCGAACAGCAAATCGAACCAGAAAAACCTGGGAACGATTAAGTCCTCGAACCTTTGCACGGAGATCATCGAATACACAGCGCCGGACGAAGTAGCGGTTTGTAACCTCGCTTCAATTGCATTGCCAAAATTCATCGAGCAAGGTCCGGACGGTTTCATGCGCTTCGACCATCAGAAATTGTACGAAATCACAAAGGTGATCACGCGCAACCTGAACAAAATCATTGACCTGAATTACTATCCTATCCCGGAAGCGGAAAAAAGCAATAAAAGACACCGCCCGATCGGAATTGGTGTGCAGGGATTAGCAGATGCATTCTGTATGATGCGCATGCCATTTGATTCTGATGAAGCGCGTCAACTAAACAAAGATATTTTTGAAACCATCTATTACGGTGCCATGGAATCTTCAATGGAACTGGCTGAAAAGCTTGGGCCGTATGAGACATGGGCTGGAAGTCCTATTTCGCAAGGGATTTTCCAATTTGATATGTGGAATGTAACTCCGGACAGCAATCGCTGGGATTGGGGGAAATTGAGGAAAGGAGTAATTCAAAACGGCGTCCGCAACTCGCTGCTGCTAGCGCCGATGCCGACTGCTTCGACAAGCCAGATCCTGGGTAACAACGAATGCTTCGAGCCATTCACTTCTAATATATATGTAAGAAGGGTTTTGTCGGGTGAATTTGTGGTAGTAAATAAATATCTGCTCAAAGACCTGGTAAGGCTCGGGCTTTGGAATGAGGAAATGAAAAATAACCTTGTTCGTGCGAGCGGATCCGTTCAGGCTATTCCAAACATTCCGCAGAACATTAAAGAACTTTATAAAACGGCTTGGGAAATTAAGCAGCGTAGTTTGCTTGATATGTCTGCGGATCGCGGTGCATTTATCTGCCAGTCGCAGTCGCTGAATATCTTTATGGAAGAAGCGAATTTCGGTAAGCTAACTTCCATGCACTTCTACGCCTGGAAAAAAGGACTGAAAACAGGCATGTACTATCTGCGTACACGCGCGGCTTCGGATCCTGTTCAATTCACATTAAGCAAACAGGCAGAGCCACAGATAGAGCCTGCAACGGTTGTTGTTGCTGAGAAGGAGTTGAATTATGTTCAATATGCAGAAGACCACGCGAAGCCTGTTGCTGCCAGGGACAATAAAGCTGATATGCAATGCTCACTAGACGATCCGGAAAGCTGCGAGGCTTGTGGTTCATAA
- a CDS encoding acyltransferase family protein, which yields METASVNLMTDDKKASNVKRLASMDALRGFDMLMISGGGAFIYLLGGKTGFDSIDAISAQFVHPEWHGFTFYDFIFPLFLFLAGASLSFSLTSGLSKGIPKSELISKTFKRMLILIALGILDKNAPIDLFDPAQIRYGSVLGRIGLATFIGAILYLNFSFTNRIWVAVSTLLLYYLALIVIPVPGYGSGDLSFEGNLVGWFDRNFMPGKLKQGTYDELALLTQFPAICLTLFGTIAGDILLRSQVTRDKLKQLFLCGLIGIITGLIWNLVFPINKHLWSSSFIMLTSGMAFTLLATFYWIIDVKGYKKWAFFFQVIGMNSLVIYLAVRFIDFNASSKLLFEGLYKYAPEKWHEVFNALGGFVIVWFFLYFLYRNKIFVKV from the coding sequence ATGGAAACTGCTTCGGTCAATTTGATGACGGATGATAAAAAGGCAAGCAATGTAAAAAGACTTGCCTCAATGGACGCGCTCCGTGGTTTTGATATGCTGATGATTTCAGGAGGTGGGGCCTTCATTTATCTTTTGGGAGGAAAGACAGGGTTCGATTCTATCGACGCCATTTCTGCGCAATTCGTTCATCCCGAATGGCATGGTTTCACATTCTACGATTTCATTTTTCCTTTATTCCTTTTTCTGGCAGGCGCATCACTATCTTTTAGCTTAACCAGCGGCCTTTCGAAAGGAATTCCTAAATCTGAGCTGATAAGCAAGACATTCAAGCGAATGTTGATCCTTATTGCATTAGGCATACTTGACAAAAATGCACCCATTGATTTATTTGATCCTGCTCAGATTCGCTACGGAAGTGTTTTGGGTAGAATAGGCCTTGCAACATTTATTGGAGCCATTCTTTATCTGAATTTTTCATTTACAAATAGAATCTGGGTTGCGGTTTCCACATTGTTACTCTACTATTTGGCATTAATTGTGATCCCAGTTCCAGGCTATGGGTCGGGGGACCTTTCTTTCGAAGGAAATCTGGTAGGATGGTTTGACCGAAATTTTATGCCGGGAAAACTGAAACAAGGCACTTACGATGAGTTAGCATTATTAACTCAGTTTCCGGCTATTTGCTTAACATTATTCGGGACAATTGCAGGTGATATCCTGCTCCGCAGTCAGGTTACCAGAGATAAATTGAAGCAACTTTTCCTTTGCGGACTTATCGGGATCATTACTGGCCTGATCTGGAATCTTGTTTTTCCGATTAACAAACATCTTTGGTCGAGTTCATTCATTATGCTTACATCAGGAATGGCATTCACACTGTTGGCCACTTTCTACTGGATTATCGATGTGAAAGGTTACAAGAAGTGGGCTTTCTTTTTTCAGGTGATTGGGATGAATTCCTTAGTCATTTACCTCGCCGTTCGGTTTATAGATTTCAATGCTTCTTCAAAACTACTTTTTGAAGGATTGTACAAGTATGCTCCTGAAAAGTGGCATGAAGTATTTAACGCGCTGGGAGGATTTGTTATCGTTTGGTTCTTCCTATATTTCCTCTATCGAAATAAAATATTTGTAAAAGTCTAG
- a CDS encoding sugar phosphate isomerase/epimerase family protein, producing the protein MTKLIDSTSRRNFIKTSSGIITGLAAGLAVPEILFAKNIGPGYSLQLGVFAAYDKADYLRESGCTYIEESVGNFLIPKDGDAQYAKNLQLLHAEKFPIKSYVILLPGSLKTLGPDANHQAILERTDLVLKRAKECGSQYVVFGSGASRIIPEGFDRDKAKAQHIELTKKMAPLAEKYAVTIAVEPLNRGETNFINSLAEGVEIVDAVKSPKVKLLCDIFHMLKEDESPDEIVKFGKHIVHCHIAEKENRTPPGVKGDDFRPYLSALKKIGYKGGLSIECFVYTDFDKEARRGVEVLKQQLSEV; encoded by the coding sequence ATGACTAAGTTAATCGATTCGACGTCCCGCCGGAATTTCATTAAAACCTCTTCGGGAATCATTACTGGCCTTGCGGCCGGACTTGCGGTGCCTGAGATACTGTTTGCTAAAAATATTGGGCCCGGCTATTCCTTGCAGCTCGGTGTTTTTGCAGCTTATGACAAGGCCGATTATCTGAGAGAGTCGGGTTGTACATATATAGAGGAGTCGGTTGGAAACTTCCTGATCCCAAAAGATGGCGATGCGCAGTATGCTAAAAATCTGCAACTGCTTCATGCAGAGAAGTTCCCCATCAAATCATACGTGATATTACTTCCGGGAAGTTTGAAAACTTTGGGTCCCGATGCCAATCATCAAGCGATTCTGGAAAGAACGGATCTCGTTTTGAAGCGCGCGAAAGAATGCGGCTCTCAATATGTTGTGTTTGGAAGCGGTGCTTCACGCATTATCCCGGAAGGTTTTGATCGTGACAAAGCCAAGGCGCAGCACATTGAACTGACCAAGAAAATGGCGCCTTTGGCTGAAAAATATGCCGTTACTATTGCTGTGGAGCCATTAAACCGCGGTGAGACTAATTTCATTAATAGTCTGGCCGAAGGCGTTGAGATCGTTGATGCGGTCAAAAGCCCCAAAGTGAAGTTGTTATGCGATATTTTCCATATGTTAAAAGAGGACGAATCGCCGGACGAAATCGTAAAATTTGGCAAACACATTGTGCATTGCCACATTGCCGAAAAGGAAAACCGCACGCCTCCGGGAGTAAAAGGAGACGATTTCAGGCCGTATCTGAGTGCCTTGAAAAAGATCGGCTACAAAGGCGGTTTGTCCATTGAATGTTTTGTTTACACCGATTTTGATAAGGAAGCGCGCAGGGGCGTGGAAGTGCTGAAACAGCAATTGAGTGAAGTTTAA
- a CDS encoding histone H1 produces the protein MARFDEVKDLILSLEGDFDKFYAKGNQAAGTRVRKGMQDLKTLAQDIRAEVQNKKNTGDE, from the coding sequence ATGGCAAGATTTGATGAAGTTAAAGATTTGATCCTTTCGCTTGAGGGCGATTTCGATAAGTTCTATGCAAAAGGCAACCAGGCAGCTGGAACACGTGTTCGTAAAGGAATGCAAGACCTGAAAACATTAGCTCAGGATATCCGTGCCGAAGTTCAAAACAAAAAGAACACAGGAGACGAATAA
- the queA gene encoding tRNA preQ1(34) S-adenosylmethionine ribosyltransferase-isomerase QueA has translation MKLSEFKFDLPQSLIALHPSDRGESRLMVVHRKTGEIEHKTFADLINYFDDGDVMAINDTKVFPARLYGQKEKTGAKIEVFLLRELNREMRLWDVLVDPARKIRVGNKLYFGDSDLVAEVIDNTTSRGRTIRFLYDGDNDAFMKLVDELGETPLPPEIISRRKVETSDRERFQTIFAEHVGAVAAPTAGMHFTKAIMKRLEIKGVNFAPVTLHVGLGTFRTVDVEDLTKHKTDSENYRITQSSADIVNAAIDNKKRICAVGTTSLKAVESSVSASGHLKAVEGWTDRFVFPPYDFKIATALLSNFQLPESILLMSACAFGGFDLVMKAYDLAIKEKYKFFTYGDAMLII, from the coding sequence ATGAAGCTATCCGAATTTAAGTTTGATCTCCCCCAAAGTTTAATTGCACTTCATCCCTCAGACCGCGGCGAATCCCGCTTAATGGTTGTCCATCGTAAAACAGGAGAAATAGAACATAAAACCTTTGCTGACCTTATCAACTATTTTGATGACGGCGATGTAATGGCGATTAATGATACCAAAGTATTTCCAGCTCGTCTGTATGGGCAAAAAGAAAAGACCGGCGCAAAAATAGAAGTGTTTCTTTTGCGTGAACTTAACCGTGAAATGCGCCTTTGGGACGTTTTGGTTGATCCGGCACGTAAAATCCGGGTTGGTAATAAACTTTATTTTGGAGACAGCGACCTGGTTGCTGAGGTAATTGATAATACAACATCACGCGGCCGTACGATCCGTTTCTTATATGATGGCGATAATGACGCGTTCATGAAATTGGTCGACGAACTAGGCGAAACGCCGCTTCCTCCCGAAATTATTTCAAGACGTAAAGTTGAAACTTCGGACAGAGAGCGTTTTCAAACCATCTTTGCTGAACACGTTGGTGCAGTAGCCGCTCCGACCGCCGGTATGCACTTTACAAAGGCAATTATGAAGCGCTTAGAGATCAAAGGCGTAAATTTTGCTCCTGTAACATTGCACGTGGGCTTGGGCACATTCCGGACCGTAGATGTGGAGGATCTGACGAAACATAAAACAGATTCAGAAAATTACAGGATCACACAAAGCAGTGCTGACATTGTGAATGCAGCAATTGACAACAAAAAACGCATTTGTGCAGTAGGAACAACTTCATTGAAGGCAGTGGAATCGTCGGTTTCCGCAAGCGGACATTTGAAGGCTGTTGAAGGGTGGACGGATCGGTTTGTATTTCCGCCTTACGATTTCAAAATTGCCACCGCACTATTATCGAACTTCCAGCTTCCTGAGTCAATTTTGCTGATGTCTGCTTGCGCGTTTGGCGGTTTTGACCTTGTGATGAAAGCTTACGACCTCGCTATTAAGGAAAAATATAAGTTTTTCACCTATGGCGATGCGATGCTGATAATTTAA
- a CDS encoding acetyl-CoA carboxylase biotin carboxylase subunit → MRSIKKILVANRGEIALRIMRTAREMNIATVAVFSEADRKSPHVRYADEAICIGPAPSSESYLRGDKIIQVCKDLNVDAIHPGYGFLSENAGFAKMVQGAGIIFIGPSPEAIEVMGRKLAAKQAASQYNIPMVPGTEMAITDRAEAKTRAREIGYPILIKASAGGGGKGMRVVDNEIDFDEQMDRAVSEAQTSFGDGSVFIEKYITSPKHIEIQILGDQHGNIIHLFERECSIQRRHQKVIEEAPSISISNETRVEMGRCAIDVAKSCGYYGAGTVEFILDEKGNFYFLEMNTRLQVEHPVTEEITGVDLVKQMIYIAEGKPLAIKQRDLSIKRHAIEVRVYAEDASNNFLPDVGTLHTYMKPDGNGVRVDDGFEQGMDIPIYYDPMIAKLITYGADREEAIQKMTRAIDEYQISGVQTTLPFCKFVMNHPAFVSGEFDTNFVSTHFQPEMLVGEIKEDALKLAAIISASLLKKSEPGAGFVSASENKKASSWKLRSLRNH, encoded by the coding sequence ATGCGCTCAATAAAAAAAATCCTGGTTGCCAATCGCGGGGAAATTGCCTTGCGGATCATGCGGACAGCCCGGGAAATGAACATTGCGACGGTTGCCGTTTTTAGTGAGGCAGACAGGAAATCTCCACACGTGCGCTATGCCGATGAAGCCATATGCATTGGCCCTGCGCCATCTTCGGAGTCGTATTTAAGAGGTGACAAAATAATTCAGGTTTGTAAAGATTTGAACGTTGACGCCATACATCCGGGGTATGGGTTCTTGTCCGAGAATGCAGGCTTTGCTAAAATGGTGCAGGGAGCGGGCATCATTTTCATCGGGCCATCGCCGGAAGCAATTGAGGTTATGGGCAGAAAGCTGGCCGCGAAACAAGCAGCCAGCCAATATAACATTCCAATGGTGCCTGGAACCGAGATGGCTATAACCGACCGTGCAGAGGCCAAAACGCGGGCCAGGGAAATTGGCTATCCGATCCTGATCAAGGCGTCTGCCGGAGGTGGCGGCAAAGGCATGCGGGTGGTTGATAATGAAATCGATTTTGATGAACAAATGGACAGGGCCGTTAGCGAGGCGCAAACTTCTTTTGGCGACGGCTCCGTGTTTATCGAAAAATACATTACATCTCCCAAACACATTGAAATTCAGATACTGGGCGACCAGCATGGCAACATTATCCATTTATTTGAACGGGAATGTTCCATCCAGCGCCGTCACCAAAAAGTGATCGAGGAAGCGCCGTCTATTTCTATCAGCAATGAAACCAGGGTGGAAATGGGACGCTGCGCCATTGATGTGGCCAAATCATGCGGATATTACGGAGCAGGAACAGTCGAGTTTATCCTGGATGAAAAGGGAAACTTTTACTTTTTGGAAATGAACACGCGGCTCCAAGTAGAACATCCTGTTACTGAGGAAATTACAGGAGTTGATTTGGTAAAGCAAATGATCTACATAGCAGAAGGGAAGCCGCTGGCCATCAAACAAAGGGATTTGAGCATTAAACGACATGCGATTGAGGTGCGCGTCTATGCGGAAGACGCCTCCAACAATTTCCTGCCAGACGTTGGAACATTGCATACATACATGAAGCCGGACGGAAACGGGGTCCGTGTCGATGATGGATTTGAACAGGGCATGGATATTCCGATCTATTATGACCCAATGATCGCAAAGTTGATCACTTACGGCGCTGACCGGGAGGAAGCAATTCAGAAAATGACCCGGGCCATTGATGAATATCAAATTTCCGGCGTGCAGACCACATTGCCTTTTTGCAAGTTTGTAATGAATCATCCTGCTTTCGTTTCAGGAGAATTTGATACGAATTTTGTGTCAACTCATTTTCAACCTGAAATGCTGGTTGGAGAAATTAAGGAGGACGCCTTGAAATTAGCAGCCATCATAAGTGCCTCTTTGTTGAAAAAATCGGAGCCGGGAGCCGGGTTTGTAAGTGCCTCTGAAAATAAAAAAGCTTCTTCCTGGAAGCTCCGCAGTCTACGCAATCATTAG
- a CDS encoding winged helix DNA-binding domain-containing protein encodes MTLDEIILLRLYNQQISHNPSKSPEDVVSWMGAIQAQDYAGAKWSLGLRLPHSREADIDEAIARRAIVRTWPMRGTLHFVAADDVRWMLKLLTPRIISGSAGRNRQLELDETIFNKSHDLLVRAMEGGKQLMRSEVYAIWENADITTAGQRGIHIINYLAQKQVLCHGVHNEKQPTYALLDEWITVSKNLEGKEALAELALRYFKSHGPATLNDFVWWSGLKISDAKEGLNAVLTMLERIEFDGKMYWVEAGRPEINAGQSIFLLPGFDEYMLGYTDRTLLLEAQHAGKIVPGNNGMFMPTIVVDGKVKGLWKRILKKDKISIEISPFEKFTKAKIKLITTEAKKYGNYLGRSVSLID; translated from the coding sequence ATGACGCTTGACGAAATCATATTATTGCGCCTTTACAATCAACAGATTTCTCATAACCCGTCCAAATCCCCGGAGGACGTTGTTAGCTGGATGGGCGCTATCCAGGCGCAGGACTATGCAGGTGCAAAATGGTCTTTGGGATTGCGGCTGCCGCATAGCAGGGAGGCAGACATTGATGAAGCGATCGCACGAAGAGCAATTGTGAGAACCTGGCCTATGCGAGGCACATTGCATTTCGTTGCTGCTGACGACGTCAGATGGATGTTAAAACTGCTTACGCCAAGGATCATTTCAGGATCAGCGGGCCGCAATCGTCAGCTGGAATTGGATGAAACAATCTTTAATAAAAGTCATGATTTGCTCGTGAGGGCGATGGAAGGTGGAAAGCAGTTAATGCGAAGCGAAGTGTATGCAATTTGGGAGAATGCCGACATCACGACTGCGGGTCAAAGAGGAATTCATATCATTAATTATCTGGCGCAAAAACAAGTTCTCTGTCACGGCGTTCATAATGAAAAGCAACCAACTTATGCACTGCTGGATGAATGGATTACTGTTTCCAAAAATCTGGAAGGAAAGGAGGCTTTGGCAGAATTAGCATTACGATACTTCAAAAGTCATGGTCCTGCGACGTTAAACGATTTCGTCTGGTGGTCCGGATTAAAGATCTCAGATGCAAAAGAAGGGTTAAATGCTGTTTTGACTATGTTGGAACGGATAGAATTTGACGGTAAAATGTATTGGGTAGAAGCCGGGCGTCCCGAAATTAATGCTGGTCAATCCATCTTTCTACTGCCCGGTTTCGACGAATATATGCTAGGATACACAGACCGGACATTACTATTAGAAGCTCAGCACGCTGGCAAAATAGTGCCTGGTAACAATGGAATGTTCATGCCCACCATCGTCGTGGACGGAAAAGTGAAAGGTCTCTGGAAACGGATTCTAAAAAAAGATAAGATTTCAATCGAAATTTCACCCTTCGAGAAATTTACGAAAGCGAAAATCAAGTTAATTACCACGGAAGCCAAGAAATATGGCAATTATCTTGGCAGGAGCGTTTCGCTCATTGACTAG